The Methanosarcina barkeri str. Wiesmoor DNA segment CGGGATTGTCTATAAGAACCGCTCCGTTAGAAAGCAGGAAGAGTTGGCGAACTGTGGTTGTATGCCTGCCTTTTTCATCGTCTTTCCGGATATCTCCGGTTTTCTGGACGGTTTCGCCAAGAAGAGCGTTGATAAGCGTGGATTTTCCGACGCCTGAGGACCCTATTAATGCAACTGTTTCCCCAGGGTTGAGGTAAGGGCTAAGTTCGTCAAGCCCGGTTTTTGAAAGGGCGCTTAATGGAATAACCGGCACGTCACCTGTAATGGACTGGATTTTTTCTACCAGCCGGGTTGGTTTATCTTCAAGGTCGATTTTGTTAAGTAAAATCACAGGGTTTGCCCCGGAAGAATACACAATGGCAAGATACCTCTCAAGCCTTCGAAGGTTGAGATCCTTACCAACCGACGTCACGATAAAAATGGTATCAAGGTTTACAGCAATTACCTGCTCTCCGCTCCCATCTCCTGCTGCACCTCTTGAAAGGCAGGTCCTCCTGGGCAGAATATTCACAACCATGCGTGAGCCCAGTTCAGGCTGGTCAAGTAAAACGACAAAATCCCCTACAACCGGCTGCTTTCCAATTTTTAGAAGTGCACCTGAGATTCCTGCCTGTACGACAGCTCCAGAGACAAGGACCTCGCAGACCGTTT contains these protein-coding regions:
- the rsgA gene encoding ribosome small subunit-dependent GTPase A, which produces MNNHNEAKSSGHNLAHSDPNKIPGWNEDLELAFSAYKGPYTPGRVASRHKTVCEVLVSGAVVQAGISGALLKIGKQPVVGDFVVLLDQPELGSRMVVNILPRRTCLSRGAAGDGSGEQVIAVNLDTIFIVTSVGKDLNLRRLERYLAIVYSSGANPVILLNKIDLEDKPTRLVEKIQSITGDVPVIPLSALSKTGLDELSPYLNPGETVALIGSSGVGKSTLINALLGETVQKTGDIRKDDEKGRHTTTVRQLFLLSNGAVLIDNPGIREIQLGDSADGLEKAFSEIVDAARNCKFKDCTHRDEPGCAVLKAVEDGLIREERLASYHRLTEELIFQSKKAEIGLKRLEKEKYKEIAVNIKKYRKFTGKS